The DNA region TGGTCGGGAAGCGCTCAATGAAGCGGTGGAAATAAGGAATTACCGTGTCCACCCTTGTCTGCTGCAGCATTATTTCGGATACCCATATATGATAGGGGTCGCGTGATCTTCGCCATGGCAGATCCCTTTTATTAACGTCATACCAATTCAGCAGCTCGCTGCTGAAATATCTATCGTGATTGCGCTCTGTGTGCATGCTAGTCTATCTCCTTCTGTTATCCTTGCCTGATCCTTTCCACGACTGCGAACGCAGAGGCCAGCTCCGGCTGGTGCGAAATGGTCAAATGGATCACGTAATCGGCTGGATCGCCGATCGACAGGCGGCTCCACGCTTCAGGGGACAAGCTGGCGATCGGCCGCCCGCCCGGATGCGGGAGCACTTCAATATCCCAGAAGCCGATGAGGCTTCCGATCCCGCAGCCGAAGGATTTCGATATCGCTTCCTTCGCCGCGAAGCGGCCGGCAACGAACTCGGTGCGCTTGGCGCCCTTCTGGAGCGCGATCTCCCGCTCTGCTTCGGTCAATACCCGTTCAACAAACTTTTCGCTATGCGGGCCGGTCATCAAAATTTCCACTCTCCGCATATCAAGCACATCATGTCCGATACCGTAAATCACAATCGCTCGCGCCCCTTTTCTGATTTCTAGTCCGACCATTACTCTGCCTCAGACTATTGTATCAGTGCTTGTACCCGAAAAGCGAGATTTTCGTTGCACAATATAATTTCATGAA from Paenibacillus ihbetae includes:
- the acpS gene encoding holo-ACP synthase; translation: MIYGIGHDVLDMRRVEILMTGPHSEKFVERVLTEAEREIALQKGAKRTEFVAGRFAAKEAISKSFGCGIGSLIGFWDIEVLPHPGGRPIASLSPEAWSRLSIGDPADYVIHLTISHQPELASAFAVVERIRQG